The DNA segment CCGATTTGTTTTGCCGCGGCCTCGGATAGATCGATCAAGCGGTTGCCGTTAAATGGGCCGCGATCATTGATCAGTACGTCGATGTAGCGGCCGTTGCTCAGATTGGTGACCCGGACTTTTGACGGTATCGGTAAGGTCTTATGGGCCGCCGAAAAACCTTTAGGGTTGAAAAGGCTGCCGCTGGCCGTGCGATTGCCGGACTCGGCGCCGTACCAGGAGGCCAGGCCTTTTTCGCGGTAGCCGCTTGCCGACAATAACGGATAATAGGTTTTGCCTTTTACTTTATAGGGTTTGTTGTACGAGGCTTGATCGCCGTATGACGGCAGTTCCGCCTGCTCGTCGCTGGGCGGCAGCGGTGGTTCCGACGCACAGCCACCTAGCAGCAATGCCAGTATCAGCAGTGGAATCGGAAATCTGCTGAAGGAATTTAAACCGAGCTTGTCAAATATAGCGACTAAAGCGGGTGGAAGCATGGGTGTTTATCTCCGATTGGAAAGCGGTTTTTTAATGGACTGATCAAGCCGGAATTAGCGGGTTGGATGGCAATCATCCGAATTCGAGCTTAACGATTTATTAAAAACGCGCTTGATTGTACGCCTCGGCTCCGTTTTCTGACCGGCACCGTCCGCTTTTTCTAAGCGTTTCCCTTCCACAGATAAGCCTGCCGTTGGCGCCTCGAATCTTCAACCGTGTTGACAAGGATTTTGCTAGCTGATAGTTTTCCCTGGCACTCGCGTATTTAGAGTGCTAATAAGTTTTTTGGGTGGTGTGGTGATAAGCAATCAGGATTTAAACGAAAGATCGCTTTATTTATTAAAAACCTTGGTGGAGCGTTATATACAAGACGGTCAGCCGGTCGGTTCTCGGGTGCTATCCAAGGATTCGAGTCTCAAGTTGAGCCCGGCGACGATACGCAACGTGATGGCTGATCTGGAAGACATGGGCTTGATTCATTCACCGCATACTTCCGCCGGACGGGTACCGACGGTCAGCGGCTATCGCTTGTTCGTGAACAGTCTGTTGACCGTCAAGCCGTTGGAATCAACTGAACTGGACCAATTGCAGAGCAGCCTGCTGGCCGAAGTCGACGAACCCGGCAATGTCTTAAGTAAAGCCTCCAGATTGCTGTCGGATGTCACCAAAATGGCCGGTGTCGTGACTTTGCCGCGGCGAGAGTCGGTGGCGCTGCGGCATATCGAATTTCTGCCGATGTCAAATACCCGTGTATTGGTGATTTTTGTCACCGATGGACAGGAGGTTCATAACAAGATCATTCACACCGACCGGCCTTACAGTCCGGCGGAGTTGCAACAAGCCGCCAATTATTTGAATTCGGTGTACGCCGGTCGCAGCGTAGCAAAGATACGCGAGTTGATCCTGAAAGACATGGAGCAGGATCGGAGCCATGTCAACCAGGGCATGATCGATGCGGTCAACATGGCGAAATTGACCTTTTCGCAACAGCCCCAGGACGATTATGTACTCAGCGGCGAAACCAACTTGATGGGTTTTTCGGAATTATCCGACATGGAACGTTTGAAGCAGTTATTCGAAGCTTTCAGCCAGAAACGCGGCGTGATTCATTTACTGGATCAATGCCTGCAGGCGGAAGGAGTACAAATTTTTATCGGCGAGGAATCCGGCTATCGGGCCTTCGATCATTGCAGCCTGGTGACTTCGTCGTATTCGATCAATGATGAGGTGGTCGGTGTGTTGGGCGTAATCGGGCCGACCCGGATGGCCTACGAAAAAGTGATTCCGTTCGTCGACGTCACCGCAAAATTATTGGGCGCGGCCTTGAATAGCAAATAATCGCCCCTATCAATATACGGAACTGAAAATTACAACTTTGGAGTGAACCATGAGTCATCAGCAATCAAGCCACGAACAGCAATCGGATAGTGAATTAATCGCTGAAGTGCTTGAACAAACCAGCGAGGCCTTTGCCGAGGAAGCCCCCGGAGAAACCGCCGCCGCTACCGAAGATGTTGGCCTGGAAGCCTTGCGGCAACAATTGGAGCAAGCCCAACAACAAGCTGCGGACAATCTGGACAAGGCCATCCGCACGATGGCGGAGATGGAGAATCTGAAAAAACGGGTGCAAAAGGATTTGGATGACGAGCGCAAATACGGCCTGGCCAAGTTCGCCAAGGAGTTGTTGAGCGTGCTGGATAGTCTGCAACTGGGCATACAAGCTACGGTAGGCGACAGCCCGGAAGTAGTGAAATTCAGAGAAGGCAGTGAACTGACCATCAAGCAATTCGAATCCGTTTTCGCCAAATTCAATATCGAAGCCATCGATCCCACCGGCCAGCCGTTCAATCCCGAACTGCATCAGGCCATGGTGATGCAGCCTAGTTCGACGGTTGCGCCGGGCAATGTGATTACCGTTTTTCAAAAAGGTTATGTACTGAATGGTCGACTGCTGCGTCCGGCCATGGTGGTCGTGGCCAAGGCCGAGGACAAACCGGCCGATAACGCAAAAATTGATGAGCAGGCTTGAAATTAAAACGATCAACCGCATATCGCTAACAACTTTTTAACTTAATACCAATTCAAGTCTGGAGAAATTCAATGGCTAAAATGATCGGAATCGATTTAGGAACCACCAACTCCTGCGTGGCCGTGCTGGAAAACGGCGTCGCGCGGGTCATCGAAAACAGCGAAGGCGCGCGCACCACGCCGTCCATTATCGCCTTTACCGGCGACAACGAAGTCTTGGTCGGTCAGTCCGCCAAACGCCAAGCGGTTACCAACCCCGAAAACACCTTGTTCGCGATCAAGCGTTTGATCGGCCGCCGCTTTAAAGAAGACGCGGTACAAAAAGACATCAAAATGGTGCCTTATAAAATCATGGAAGCCAACAACGGCGATGCCTGGGTCGAGTGCCACGGCAAGAAAATGGCGCCGCCCGAAGTGTCATCTCGGGTGTTGATGAAACTAAAAAAAGACGCCGAGGCCTTTTTGGGCGAGGAAGTCACCGAAGCGGTCATCACCGTACCGGCTTACTTCAACGATTCGCAACGTCAAGCCACTAAAGATGCCGGCCGCATCGCCGGTTTGGACGTCAAACGCATCATCAACGAACCGACTGCGGCGGCGTTGGCGTTCGGCATGGACAAGCCTAAAGGCGATACCACCATCGCGGTTTACGACCTGGGCGGCGGTACCTTCGATATTTCCATCATCGAAATCGCCGAAATCGAAGGCGAGCACCAATTCGAAGTATTGGCGACCAACGGCGATACTTTCCTGGGCGGCGAAGACTTCGACTTGCGCATCATCGACTTTTTGGCCGGCGAATTCAAAAAAGACAGCGGCATCGATCTGCACAACGACCCATTGGCGCTGCAACGTCTGAAAGAAGCGGCGGAAAAGGCTAAAATCGAATTGTCGTCTTCCGAGCAAACCGACATCAACCTGCCGTACATCACCGCCGATGCTTCAGGTCCGAAACACTTGAACGTGAAACTGACTCGCGCCAAACTGGAATCGCTGGTCGACGAACTGATCGAAAGAACCAAAGGCCCTTGCCTGCAAGCGATCAAGGATGCCGGTATTTCCACCGCCAAAATCAACGACGTGATTTTGGTCGGCGGCCAAACCCGGATGCCGAAAGTCCAAGCTTTCGTCAAAAATCTATTCGGCAAGGAGCCGCGCAAAGATGTCAACCCTGATGAAGCGGTTGCATTGGGTGCGGCGATTCAGGCCGGCGTATTGGGCGGCGACGTCAAAGACGTATTGTTGCTGGACGTGACTCCATTGTCTTTGGGTATCGAAACTCTGGGTGGCGTGATGACCAAACTGATCGAGAAAAACACCACGATTCCGACCAATGCCTCGCAAGTGTTCTCGACCGCCGAAGACAACCAAACCGCCGTAACCGTGCATGTATTGCAAGGCGAGCGTGAAGTGGCCTCCGGCAACAAATCGCTGGGCCGTTTCGACCTGCAGGACATTCCGCCTGCGCCGCGCGGCATACCGCAAATCGAAGTCTCTTTCGACATCGACGCCAACGGTATCTTGAACGTATCGGCCAAGGACAAAGCCACAGGCAAGAAGCAATCCATTGTGATCAAGGCCTCCAGCGGTTTGTCGGACGACGAAGTCGAGCGCATGGTCAGGGATGCCGAATTGCATGCCGATGAAGACCGCAAATTGAAGGAACTGGTTTCCG comes from the Methylomonas sp. LL1 genome and includes:
- the dnaK gene encoding molecular chaperone DnaK yields the protein MAKMIGIDLGTTNSCVAVLENGVARVIENSEGARTTPSIIAFTGDNEVLVGQSAKRQAVTNPENTLFAIKRLIGRRFKEDAVQKDIKMVPYKIMEANNGDAWVECHGKKMAPPEVSSRVLMKLKKDAEAFLGEEVTEAVITVPAYFNDSQRQATKDAGRIAGLDVKRIINEPTAAALAFGMDKPKGDTTIAVYDLGGGTFDISIIEIAEIEGEHQFEVLATNGDTFLGGEDFDLRIIDFLAGEFKKDSGIDLHNDPLALQRLKEAAEKAKIELSSSEQTDINLPYITADASGPKHLNVKLTRAKLESLVDELIERTKGPCLQAIKDAGISTAKINDVILVGGQTRMPKVQAFVKNLFGKEPRKDVNPDEAVALGAAIQAGVLGGDVKDVLLLDVTPLSLGIETLGGVMTKLIEKNTTIPTNASQVFSTAEDNQTAVTVHVLQGEREVASGNKSLGRFDLQDIPPAPRGIPQIEVSFDIDANGILNVSAKDKATGKKQSIVIKASSGLSDDEVERMVRDAELHADEDRKLKELVSARNSAEGMIHATEKSMKELGDQVSHDEKAAIESAIKDLHAVLKGDDKDAIEAKTNALTELSGKLAERVYAQKGGAEAAGAGGHEHAAGGQQQAEPDHDVVDAEFEEVKDDKK
- the grpE gene encoding nucleotide exchange factor GrpE, with the protein product MSHQQSSHEQQSDSELIAEVLEQTSEAFAEEAPGETAAATEDVGLEALRQQLEQAQQQAADNLDKAIRTMAEMENLKKRVQKDLDDERKYGLAKFAKELLSVLDSLQLGIQATVGDSPEVVKFREGSELTIKQFESVFAKFNIEAIDPTGQPFNPELHQAMVMQPSSTVAPGNVITVFQKGYVLNGRLLRPAMVVVAKAEDKPADNAKIDEQA
- the hrcA gene encoding heat-inducible transcriptional repressor HrcA produces the protein MISNQDLNERSLYLLKTLVERYIQDGQPVGSRVLSKDSSLKLSPATIRNVMADLEDMGLIHSPHTSAGRVPTVSGYRLFVNSLLTVKPLESTELDQLQSSLLAEVDEPGNVLSKASRLLSDVTKMAGVVTLPRRESVALRHIEFLPMSNTRVLVIFVTDGQEVHNKIIHTDRPYSPAELQQAANYLNSVYAGRSVAKIRELILKDMEQDRSHVNQGMIDAVNMAKLTFSQQPQDDYVLSGETNLMGFSELSDMERLKQLFEAFSQKRGVIHLLDQCLQAEGVQIFIGEESGYRAFDHCSLVTSSYSINDEVVGVLGVIGPTRMAYEKVIPFVDVTAKLLGAALNSK
- a CDS encoding septal ring lytic transglycosylase RlpA family protein: MLPPALVAIFDKLGLNSFSRFPIPLLILALLLGGCASEPPLPPSDEQAELPSYGDQASYNKPYKVKGKTYYPLLSASGYREKGLASWYGAESGNRTASGSLFNPKGFSAAHKTLPIPSKVRVTNLSNGRYIDVLINDRGPFNGNRLIDLSEAAAKQIGMRGTTEVEVQYLEN